Proteins from a genomic interval of Myxococcota bacterium:
- a CDS encoding class I SAM-dependent methyltransferase, whose translation MEANGPNAEQIEYWNKQGGPQWVAQVTRMDSLIEPLGAAAQERAQPRPGERVLDVGCGTGQTSLQLAARVGASGAVLGVDISTPMLELARERVRQQGLTNVRFENADAQTHSLPAGAFDLCFSRFGVMFFVDPVAAFANLARALRPGGRLAFVCWQPVLQNAWVREPMLAVAKSLPLPPPPPPDAPGPFAFGDAARTRGILERAGFSDVALEPKTGELWLGANAAEASRFVTEIGPVSRVLRDAPEAARQAATGAIAELVASRMTPNGVHLGYAVWIATATRR comes from the coding sequence ATGGAAGCCAACGGACCCAACGCGGAGCAGATCGAGTACTGGAACAAGCAGGGGGGACCGCAGTGGGTCGCCCAAGTGACTCGCATGGACTCACTGATCGAGCCGCTGGGCGCCGCCGCCCAGGAGCGCGCGCAGCCGCGCCCGGGCGAGCGCGTGCTCGACGTCGGCTGCGGCACGGGACAGACCTCGCTCCAGCTCGCCGCGCGCGTGGGCGCGTCGGGCGCGGTGCTCGGCGTCGACATCTCGACGCCCATGCTCGAGCTGGCGCGCGAGCGCGTGCGCCAGCAGGGACTCACGAACGTGCGCTTCGAGAACGCCGACGCGCAGACTCACTCGCTGCCCGCGGGCGCGTTCGACCTGTGTTTCTCGCGCTTCGGCGTGATGTTCTTCGTCGACCCGGTCGCGGCTTTCGCGAACCTGGCGCGCGCGCTGCGCCCGGGCGGGCGCCTGGCCTTCGTGTGCTGGCAGCCCGTGCTGCAGAACGCCTGGGTGCGCGAGCCGATGCTGGCGGTCGCCAAGAGCCTGCCGCTGCCGCCGCCACCGCCGCCCGACGCGCCGGGCCCGTTCGCCTTCGGCGACGCGGCGCGCACCCGGGGCATCCTCGAGCGCGCGGGCTTCTCCGACGTGGCGCTCGAGCCGAAGACCGGCGAGCTGTGGCTGGGCGCGAACGCCGCGGAGGCGTCGCGCTTCGTGACCGAGATCGGCCCCGTCTCGCGCGTGCTGCGCGATGCGCCCGAGGCCGCGCGCCAGGCGGCGACCGGGGCGATCGCGGAGCTCGTCGCCTCGCGCATGACACCGAACGGTGTCCACCTGGGCTACGCGGTCTGGATCGCGACGGCCACGCGGCGGTGA
- a CDS encoding suppressor of fused domain protein, with protein sequence MPTPSTGIAEAVRAHLARVFPKRELTRAALPRAGLVVNLPELAVFEVAPPPGEPHAPWLYVSGGASAEPMDDGYGLEFLLCAPARGLEAAKLVAMVANLHADPRYPLSLGQVLEIGHSWLPGASADHLVVALPAVFDPELEWLSDRTATARFIWLLPITSSEAAFAKQRGLEALQSRLGAAQADVAALVRESVV encoded by the coding sequence GTGCCCACGCCGTCCACCGGGATTGCCGAAGCCGTGCGCGCGCACCTCGCGCGGGTGTTTCCCAAGCGCGAGCTGACGCGCGCGGCGCTGCCGCGGGCGGGCCTGGTGGTGAACCTGCCGGAGCTCGCGGTGTTCGAGGTCGCGCCGCCGCCGGGCGAGCCGCACGCGCCCTGGCTGTACGTGTCCGGCGGCGCTTCGGCCGAGCCCATGGACGACGGCTACGGGCTCGAGTTCCTGCTGTGCGCACCGGCGCGCGGCCTCGAGGCGGCGAAGCTCGTGGCCATGGTCGCGAACCTGCACGCGGACCCGCGCTATCCGCTGTCGCTCGGGCAGGTGCTCGAGATCGGCCATTCCTGGCTGCCGGGCGCGAGCGCCGACCACCTGGTCGTGGCGCTGCCCGCGGTCTTCGATCCCGAGCTCGAGTGGCTGTCCGACCGCACGGCCACCGCGCGCTTCATCTGGCTCTTGCCGATCACGAGCAGCGAGGCGGCCTTCGCCAAGCAGCGCGGCCTCGAGGCGCTCCAGTCGCGCCTGGGCGCGGCGCAGGCCGACGTCGCGGCCCTGGTGCGCGAGTCGGTGGTCTGA